One genomic region from Biomphalaria glabrata chromosome 7, xgBioGlab47.1, whole genome shotgun sequence encodes:
- the LOC129927318 gene encoding trichohyalin-like, giving the protein MPRPRKRQLFNFNQESREGNNNADPAKVPRLSLVLHERDSTSINCQSSLNHQPSTTINCQSSLNHQPSTSINCQSPVNHQPSFSINCQSPVNHQSSTSINCQSSVNHQSSTSINCQSPVNNQSSTSMNCQSPVNHQSSTLINCQSSLNHQPSTSMNCQSPVNHQSSTLINCQSSLNHQSSTSINCQSPVNHQPSNTTNLREASTRANAVIRNIVKLENSEKRLRKLEDLRLRASRRLKVETCTQYSQRLEDLRQRASHRLQAETCTQYSQRLEDLRQRASQRLQAETCTQYSQRLEDLRQRASQRLQAETCAQYSQRLEDLRQTASQRLQAETCAQYSQRLDDMRQRTSRRYVNETPIEYSKRLDDLRRRASQRLETESPTEYSKRLYDMQNRALQRTNNETPTQRNERLEEMRQQAALRLSEETDEQRIERLEEMRQQAAIRLSEETHEQRIERLEEMRQGAAIRLSKETHEQRNERLEEMRQGAAIRLSKETHEQRNERLEEMRQGAAIRLSEETHEQRIERLEEMRQGAAIRLSKETHEQRNERLEEMRQGAAIRLSEETHEQRIERLEEMRQGKPTNNASRDLKK; this is encoded by the exons ATGCCGCGGCCAAGAAAACGTCAGTTATTCAACTTCAACCAAGAATCTAGAGAAGGAAACAACAACGCTGATCCAGCTAAAGTCCCTCGCCTTTCTTTGGTTTTACATGAACGGGATTCAACTTCAATAAATTGCCAGTCTTCATTGAATCACCAGCCTTCAACTACAATAAATTGCCAGTCTTCATTGAATCATCAGCCTTCAACTTCAATAAATTGCCAGTCTCCAGTGAATCACCAGCCCTCATTTTCAATAAATTGCCAGTCTCCAGTGAATCACCAGTCTTCAACTTCAATAAATTGCCAGTCTTCAGTGAATCATCAGTCTTCAACTTCAATAAATTGCCAGTCTCCAGTGAATAACCAGTCTTCAACTTCAATGAATTGCCAGTCTCCAGTGAATCATCAGTCTTCAACTTTAATAAATTGCCAGTCTTCATTAAATCACCAGCCTTCAACTTCAATGAATTGCCAGTCTCCAGTGAATCACCAGTCTTCAACTTTAATAAATTGCCAGTCTTCATTAAATCACCAGTCTTCAACTTCAATAAATTGCCAGTCTCCAGTGAATCACCAGCCTTCAAATACGACAAATCTCAGAGAAGCTTCAACTAGAGCAAATGCAGTTATTAGAAATATCGTCAAACTAGAAAATTCTGAGAAGCGTTTAAGGAAACTTGAGGATCTGCGACTTCGAGCTTCACGACGACTTAAAGTGGAAACTTGCACACAGTATTCTCAGAGACTTGAAGATCTGCGGCAGAGAGCTTCACATCGACTTCAAGCGGAAACTTGCACACAGTATTCTCAGAGACTTGAGGATCTGCGACAGAGAGCTTCACAGCGACTTCAAGCGGAAACTTGCACACAATATTCTCAGCGACTTGAGGATTTGCGACAGAGAGCTTCACAGCGACTTCAAGCGGAAACATGCGCACAATATTCTCAGCGTCTTGAGGATCTGCGACAGACAGCTTCACAGCGACTTCAAGCAGAAACATGCGCACAATATTCTCAGCGACTTGACGACATGCGACAACGAACTTCAAGACGATATGTAAATGAAACTCCCATAGAATATTCTAAGCGACTTGACGACTTGCGACGAAGAGCTTCACAGCGACTGGAAACTGAGTCTCCAACAGAATATTCCAAACGACTTTATGACATGCAAAATCGTGCTTTACAACGAACAAATAATGAAACGCCTACTCAACGAAATGAGAGACTTGAAGAAATGCGACAGCAAGCAGCCTTAAGATTATCTGAAGAAACTGACGAACAACGCATCGAGAGACTTGAAGAAATGAGACAGCAAGCAGCCATAAGATTATCTGAAGAAACCCACGAACAACGCATCGAGAGACTTGAAGAAATGAGACAAGGGGCAGCCATAAGATTATCTAAAGAAACCCACGAACAACGAAATGAGAGACTTGAAGAAATGAGACAAGGGGCAGCCATAAGATTATCTAAAGAAACCCACGAACAACGAAATGAGAGACTTGAAGAAATGAGACAAGGGGCAGCCATAAGATTATCTGAAGAAACCCACGAACAACGCATCGAGAGACTTGAAGAAATGAGACAAGGGGCAGCCATAAGATTATCTAAAGAAACCCACGAACAACGAAATGAGAGACTTGAAGAAATGAGACAAGGGGCAGCCATAAGATTATCTGAAGAAACCCACGAACAACGCATCGAGAGACTTGAAGAAATGAGACAAGGG AAACCCACGAACAACGCATCGAGAGACTTGAAGAAATGA
- the LOC129927492 gene encoding uncharacterized protein LOC129927492, which translates to MRQQAAIRLSEETHEQRIERLEEMRQGAAIRLSEETHEQRIERLEEMRQGAAIRLSEETDEQRNERLEEMRQRATLRLSAETKIKEDQRLEEQRRRDARRRAALEKTKVQTYKSAVNSSVNYRSLGPFTITCIHCQAIHFPEERVGNKVNRDSFGDCCLHGRISLEAPIFPNELIILFLGQHPLAQEFHKKIRNLNACFSLASFNVDDDRTINSHGIYSFIAAGMIYHKINLAVHPTQNPNGDYERPQYGQLYFLDPDDAVNERIHHPYNSDINQDLMNRLEKIIRAVNCFAQAFKMMREVETETRQLASANGIAPPHVRLLFTNPDGFDIRRYNVPSSNEVCAVLTLNADQSIPANEMVVHQRGKEIVTLKNTDKRTEPFTYPLFYPKGTFGYSVDLKLQQPYPSRQHLTRLEMAQYRIAYRKGLTKNLPLEKDRSDLDLRETQFNALHFGGRLFQQYLVDTFIRVERDRIQWIKSNQKKILAEKYIGVSNFLKELAEKKDAVVGETIILPSSFPGSTRYYAEQFEDAMAIVRRFGSPDFFITMTCNPEWPEIKEAARIVTEEGFVIQQRAQDRPDLVARVAKLKFETIIEELYKKQIFGKVAAYVYTIEFQKRGLPHMHLLLIMRSEDKVHNPDELDDLISAEIPDNTDPELRELVLKWMIHNPCGEHDLNASCMKNHNGKIHCRFDFPKPFQETTSLVDDEKPKLRRRYDSRLDQQSPEFSHELAVYRKDKSGRRITRDNRHVAPYNAYLLKLFNCHINVEFVGSIRAVKYLYKYIYKGHDCAYIKIVEEQKRINYNEPDTYIEGRCITPPEACWRLSGNELQKKSHVVQRLDIHLPGHYRMSDIVNVQEDLADTGIKGSTLESYFKTNATKKQKEEANRLAGLDEEITYHFYWQMPEHFKWIGRTSEWVERLRQINVIGRIHSVNFVAQPELYHLRMLLYHVNDATSFDELLKFNGIRHATFKQACLARGLAYDDQQWIDGLQESAMSKTPRAMRTLFTQILIFGSPENPKRLWEMFKADLAEDFLLEIERTGGRVEDAINHTYRIIASKLNTEATEGRDFQYWVNTFGMDNIDFVNNHLNVDMLNNDCSILEGERLYGLLKGKQLDIVNTILDAVTSHNSGPRCFFIDGPGGTGKTFVYKTIYHILRGRNFNVKCMAFTGIASILLPNGRTSHKTFGLSVPLTPESVSNIKLGSMKAAQLAEVDVFLMDEAPMLPKYGLSTVDQLLRAIGNAKEPFGGKTIVLGGDFRQCLPIQPRANRSELLDVSLKKSDLWRHFRIFRLTRNMRVDEEETDFAEFLLRIGDGELPLNDMGEIALPQDVISKTNIIDEVYGECLADKSYEQMKDRAILAPLNKDVNLINCELIDRLPGEEKVYFSFDSIKDMSEGTLQFTTEFLNSIDIADLPPHKLKLKKNTIIMLLRNLDVSEGLCNGTRLIVTELCNNIIIAKILTGEHFGKAVHIPRITLDSSKGKLGCTMQRHQFPVTPAFAMTVHKSQGQTFQFVGVDLRVPVFMHGMLYVAFSRVKRQSCLKVLLPRDNANYTRNVVWKEVLN; encoded by the coding sequence ATGAGACAGCAAGCAGCCATAAGATTATCTGAAGAAACCCACGAACAACGCATCGAGAGACTTGAAGAAATGAGACAAGGGGCAGCCATAAGATTATCTGAAGAAACCCACGAACAACGCATCGAGAGACTTGAAGAAATGAGACAAGGGGCAGCCATAAGATTATCTGAAGAAACCGACGAACAACGCAATGAGAGACTTGAAGAAATGAGACAGCGGGCAACACTAAGGTTATCTGCAGAAACGAAGATAAAAGAGGACCAACGTTTGGAGGAACAAAGACGGCGTGACGCAAGACGAAGAGCAGCCTTGGAGAAAACTAAAGTACAAACGTACAAGAGCGCAGTGAACTCAAGTGTTAACTATAGATCATTGGGCCCCTTTACAATTACATGCATACATTGCCAGGCGATACATTTTCCAGAGGAAAGAGTTGGCAACAAAGTTAACAGAGACTCCTTCGGGGACTGCTGTTTACATGGTCGAATTTCCCTGGAAGCTCCTATCTTTccaaatgaattaattattttgtttttaggtcagcACCCTTTGGCACAGGAATTTCATAAGAAGATACGAAATTTAAATGCATGCTTTTCATTGGCATCATTTAATGTGGATGACGACAGGACAATTAATAGCCACGGCATTTATAGTTTCATCGCAGCAGGGATGATTtatcataaaataaatttggctGTTCATCCAACACAAAATCCAAATGGTGACTACGAAAGACCACAATATGGTCAGCTCTACTTTCTGGATCCCGACGATGCTGTGAATGAAAGAATTCATCATCCATACAATAGTGACATCAACCAAGACTTAATGAATAGATTGGAGAAAATCATACGCGCCGTCAATTGTTTCGCTCAGGCATTTAAAATGATGAGAGAAGTGGAGACAGAAACTAGACAACTTGCATCAGCAAACGGAATAGCACCTCCACATGTTCGACTTTTGTTTACTAATCCTGATGGTTTTGATATCAGGCGCTACAATGTCCCCTCATCCAATGAAGTATGTGCTGTGCTGACACTGAATGCTGATCAAAGCATTCCAGCTAATGAAATGGTTGTACATCAGCGAGGCAAAGAAATAGTTACTTTAAAGAACACAGACAAACGAACAGAGCCCTTCACATATCCATTATTTTATCCTAAAGGCACCTTTGGATATTCTGTGGATCTAAAGCTACAACAGCCTTATCCCAGTCGGCAGCATCTAACAAGACTGGAAATGGCACAATACCGTATTGCTTATCGCAAAGGACTCACCAAAAATCTCCCACTTGAAAAAGATCGAAGCGATCTTGATCTACGTGAAACACAATTCAACGCACTACATTTTGGTGGCCGACTGTTTCAGCAGTATCTGGTTGACACATTTATTAGAGTCGAACGCGATCGCATCCAGTGGATCAAGTCCAACCAAAAGAAGATTCTGGCTGAAAAATACATAGGAGTGTCTAACTTTCTTAAAGAACTGGCTGAAAAGAAAGATGCTGTTGTTGGTGAAACCATCATTTTACCATCCTCCTTCCCAGGCTCAACACGATACTATGCTGAACAATTTGAAGACGCCATGGCTATAGTACGACGCTTCGGTTCACCAGACTTCTTTATAACCATGACATGTAATCCGGAATGGCCTGAAATAAAAGAAGCTGCCCGTATTGTTACCGAGGAAGGGTTTGTTATTCAGCAGCGAGCTCAAGATCGTCCTGATCTCGTTGCGAGAGTAGCAAAGCTGAAGTTTGAAACCATTATTGAGGAATTGTACAAGAAACAAATCTTTGGGAAAGTAGCAGCCTATGTTTATACTATTGAATTTCAAAAGCGTGGTCTCCCTCACATGCATCTTTTACTAATTATGAGATCGGAAGACAAAGTGCACAATCCTGATGAGCTAGATGATTTAATTTCTGCTGAGATCCCAGACAACACAGATCCTGAGTTGCGAGAACTGGTATTGAAATGGATGATCCATAATCCTTGCGGTGAACATGACTTAAATGCGTCATGCATGAAAAACCACAATGGAAAAATTCACTGCCGTTTCGATTTCCCCAAACCTTTTCAAGAAACAACATCACTGGTTGACGACGAAAAACCAAAATTAAGACGTCGGTATGATTCCAGACTGGACCAGCAGAGCCCTGAATTTTCTCACGAACTAGCTGTCTACCGAAAAGACAAGTCTGGTAGAAGAATAACCAGAGACAACCGCCACGTGGCTCCTTACAATGCATATTTGCTGAAACTTTTCAATTGCCACATAAACGTTGAATTTGTTGGAAGCATTAGAGCAgtgaaatatttatacaaatatatttacaaaggaCATGACTGCGCCTATATTAAAATTGTGGAGGAgcaaaaaagaataaattataatgaACCAGACACATACATTGAAGGGCGGTGCATCACACCACCGGAGGCTTGCTGGCGTTTATCTGGAAATGAACTCCAAAAGAAGAGCCATGTAGTGCAACGTCTTGACATACATCTTCCTGGTCACTACCGAATGTCAGACATTGTGAATGTGCAAGAAGATCTGGCGGACACTGGCATTAAGGGTTCCACATTGGAGTCTTATTTCAAAACCAATGCAACCAAGAAGCAAAAAGAAGAAGCTAACCGTCTTGCTGGACTGGATGAAGAAATTACCTACCACTTTTATTGGCAGATGCCCGAGCATTTTAAATGGATCGGAAGGACGAGTGAATGGGTTGAGAGGCTTCGACAAATCAATGTTATTGGTCGTATCCACAGCGTTAATTTTGTTGCCCAGCCAGAGTTATACCATCTCAGGATGCTTTTGTACCACGTCAATGACGCTACAAGTTTTGACGAACTTCTTAAATTTAATGGTATCAGGCATGCCACGTTCAAGCAAGCGTGTCTTGCTCGAGGGCTTGCCTATGATGACCAACAGTGGATAGATGGTCTGCAGGAATCGGCCATGTCAAAAACACCTAGAGCCATGAGAACACTATTTACAcagattttaatatttggatCTCCAGAAAATCCAAAAAGACTTTGGGAAATGTTCAAAGCAGATCTGGCTGAAGATTTTCTTCTAGAAATAGAACGCACAGGTGGCCGAGTGGAAGACGCGATAAATCATACCTATCGAATTATCGCCTCCAAATTAAATACCGAAGCCACAGAAGGCAGAGATTTTCAGTACTGGGTCAACACCTTTGGCATGGACAACATTGACTTTGTCAATAACCATTTAAATGTGGATATGCTTAACAACGACTGCTCAATACTGGAAGGGGAACGGTTGTATGGACTCCTAAAAGGGAAACAGCTTGACATAGTGAATACCATTCTTGATGCTGTCACAAGTCATAACTCTGGACcaagatgtttttttattgatggaCCTGGAGGTACTGGaaaaacgtttgtgtacaaaactATTTATCACATTCTTCGGGGTCGAAATTTCAATGTGAAATGTATGGCATTTACAGGAATAGCATCAATTCTTTTGCCTAATGGACGCACCTCACACAAAACATTTGGCCTCAGTGTGCCCCTTACACCTGAATCAGTTTCAAACATAAAGCTAGGATCAATGAAAGCTGCTCAGTTAGCGGAAGTTGATGTATTTTTAATGGATGAGGCCCCTATGCTGCCAAAATACGGACTTTCTACCGTAGACCAGCTACTAAGAGCAATCGGCAATGCAAAAGAGCCTTTTGGAGGAAAAACAATAGTTTTGGGGGGCGACTTCCGGCAATGTCTTCCAATTCAGCCACGAGCTAACAGAAGTGAGCTTTTAGACGTATCCCTTAAAAAGAGTGACTTATGGAGACATTTTAGAATATTTCGATTAACCAGAAATATGAGAGTTGATGAAGAAGAGACGGATTTTGCCGAGTTTCTTTTAAGGATTGGAGACGGTGAACTGCCATTGAATGATATGGGTGAAATAGCATTGCCACAAGATGTCATctcaaaaacaaacattattgaCGAAGTTTATGGGGAATGTTTGGCAGATAAAAGTTACGAACAAATGAAAGACAGGGCAATTCTGGCTCCCTTAAACAAAGATGTCAATTTAATCAATTGTGAGCTTATAGACAGATTACCTGGAGAGGAAAAAGTCTATTTTAGCTTTGATTCAATCAAGGATATGTCAGAAGGTACACTTCAATTTACCACagaatttttaaattccatAGACATCGCTGATTTGCCTCCacacaaactaaaactaaaaaaaaacacaattatcaTGCTACTTAGGAACTTAGATGTTTCAGAAGGACTCTGTAATGGGACGAGGCTCATTGTCACTGAACTGTGTAACAACATAATTATTGCTAAGATTCTAACTGGCGAACATTTTGGAAAGGCTGTTCACATTCCCAGAATCACTCTAGATTCCAGTAAGGGGAAACTTGGATGCACAATGCAGCGCCATCAATTTCCTGTGACCCCTGCTTTTGCCATGACAGTCCACAAATCACAAGGTCAAACATTCCAGTTCGTTGGAGTTGATCTCAGGGTCCCAGTCTTTATGCATGGTATGCTGTATGTGGCCTTTTCAAGAGTGAAACGACAAAGTTGTTTGAAAGTCCTTCTTCCCCGAGACAACGCAAATTACACCCGGAACGTTGTGTGGAAGGAAGTGTTGAACTAA